A genomic stretch from Engraulis encrasicolus isolate BLACKSEA-1 chromosome 12, IST_EnEncr_1.0, whole genome shotgun sequence includes:
- the LOC134459715 gene encoding trichohyalin-like has product MEAMEKDILAGDQDTSGVTQLSQGQSCPPSRQDTLPQSSLEKGAFQAWLERELEIANQNQEKKLSEEKQLNKKKRRKRRKKGVMEERKVLGTSEEGAEHATEAKDHRVEEENGMERGEVEGTAMEAVRQANEQERMSETSSESDTSNERDSDPLTVNSEQGAGQVWLQGELERALERQKVANNRIQIQKITTCMTFHRLNGENKEEMEKMKEELAERMLADAWQRDSAWEMAERLTQEQDTIAGTSSMCSQDVTTKQETPEVEVETNPFKSLGAGAEQDRQNHESKAEEEYSIPAESREETLRELTLALSTIEDQQRRIGDLERVHGALAAWFERELEISNQSQEKKVSVDLEREEPKEKQHNKKKLRKRRKNGLMEQGNVLGTSEETERQNEIQNRTEPNDQRVELIKEENGMERGEVVEGTAMEAVRQANEQERMSETSSESDTSNERDSNPLTVNSEQGAGQVWLRGELERALERQKIENNRVHIQKIETCMTLHRLNGENKEEMEKMKEELAESMLADAWQRDSTWEMAERLTQEQDTIAGASSMCSQDVTTKQETPEVEVETNPFKSLGAGAEQDRQNHESKAEEEYSIPAERREETLRELTLALSTIEDQQRRLDDLERMQGELEALFERELEIANQREEKKLSVNLEREAPKEKQHNKKKQRKKGKKGLIEQGNVLGTSEDTERQREIQNKWMDVDRLNGKEENTEEGMKKKVEEKTAMGHAEEGAEHATEAKDHKVERMKEENGMERGEVEGTAMEAVRQANEHERMSETSSESDTSNERDSDPLTVNSEQGAGQVWLRGELERALERQKIENNRVHIQKIETCMTFHRLNGENKEEMEKMKEELAERMLADAWQRDSAWEIAERLTQEQDTIGGTSSMCSQDVTAKQETLEVEVETNPFKSLGAGAEQDRQNHESEAEEEYSIPAERREETVGELTLSQYTIEDQQRRIDDLERMQGELEALFGRELEIANQSEEKKLSVNLEREAPKEKQHNKKKQRKKGKKGLMEQGNVLETSEDTERQKGIQNKWMDVDQLNGKEENTEEGMKKKVEEKTTMGHAEEGAEHETEAKDHKVERMKEENGMERGEVEGTAMEAVRQANEQERMSETSSESDTSNERDSDPLTVNSEQGAGQVWLRGELERALERQKIENNRIQIQKIETCMTFHRLNGENKEEMEKMKEELAERMLADAWQRDSAWETAERLTQEQDTIAGTSSMCSQDVTTKQETPEVEVETNPFKSLGAGAEQDRQNHEKRAEEEYSIPAERRDETVRELTLAQSTIEDQQRRIDDLERMYLEIQKEKDEAQRISERHSEEQERRIGQLEKLTENMMKEKVEARRVSERHSEEQERRIGQLEKLTENMMTKIIEMERQRDETAALRKVEQERTTAEEMERTAGGTPNDQPKTVATMDTPNDQPKTVATMDTPNDQPKTVATMDTPNDQPKTVATMDTPNDQPKTVATMDTPNDQPKTVATMDTPNDQPKTVTTMEETSMPTGGQPASVNSHLEIICVIEEERHGQEIMVSGSRMENSGPENDIEIDAKREGHKSTANSGPAEDRSCPSNDMERRGQSAAGSLENCKPKDMETDTKRGECSAAGIAVPTENDLESDASDGPSEQLPGGLEEEQKKKKKKKSVLRWMRKRLRFGQN; this is encoded by the exons ATGGAAGCCATGGAGAAAGACATTCTGGCTGGGGACCAGGACACTTCGGGTGTCACACAGCTGTCCCAGGGCCAGTCTTGTCCCCCCTCAAGACAGGACACATTGCCACA GTCCTCTTTGGAGAAGGGAGCGTTTCAAGCATGGTTAGAAAGAGAACTTGAAATTGCAAACCAAAATCAAGAGAAGAAATTGAGTGAAGAGAAACAACTCAATAAAAAGAAgcgaagaaaaagaaggaaaaaaggtgTGATGGAAGAAAGAAAGGTATTAGGAACGAGTGAAGAAGGGGCAGAACATGCAACAGAAGCGAAGGATCACAGAGTTGAAGAAGAAAACGGAATGGAACGGGGTGAAGTGGAAGGAACAGCAATGGAGGCCGTGAGACAggcaaatgagcaggagagaatgagtgagacatCCAGTGAGAGTGACACATCCAATGAGAGAGACAGCGACCCTCTGACAGTTAACTCAGAGCAGGGAGCAGGACAAGTGTGGCTTCAAGGAGAACTCGAGAGAGCACTGGAACGGCAGAAGGTAGCGAACAATAGGATACAGATTCAGAAAATAACAACATGCATGACCTTCCACAGACTGAATGGAGAGAacaaagaggagatggagaagatgaaAGAGGAACTAGCAGAAAGGATGTTGGCAGATGCTTGGCAGAGAGATAGCGCATGGGAGATGGCAGAGAGATTGACACAGGAGCAAGACACAATTGCAGGAACAAGCAGTATGTGTTCTCAAGATGTCACAACAAAGCAGGAGACaccagaggtggaggtggagacaaATCCATTCAAGTCACTTGGAGCTGGGGCAGAGCAAGATAGACAGAATCATGAAAGTAAGGCAGAGGAAGAATACAGCATCCCTGCAGAGAGTCGGGAAGAAACACTTAGAGAGCTGACACTGGCCCTGTCCACCATAGAAGATCAACAGAGAAGGATAGGTGACCTTGAGAGGGTACATGGAGCGCTTGCAGCATGGTTTGAAAGAGAACTGGAAATATCAAACCAAAGTCAGGAGAAGAAAGTGAGTGTGGACTTGGAGAGAGAAGAGCCAAAGGAAAAACAACACAATAAAAAGAAactgagaaaaagaagaaaaaatggacTGATGGAACAAGGAAATGTATTAGGAACGAgtgaagaaacagagagacaaaacgagatacagaacagaacagaaccaaACGACCAGAGAGTTGAATTGATAAAGGAAGAAAATGGAATGGAACGGGGTGAAGTAGTGGAAGGAACAGCAATGGAGGCTGTGAGACAggcaaatgagcaggagagaatgagtgagacatCCAGTGAGAGTGACACATCCAATGAGAGAGACAGCAACCCTCTGACCGTTAACTCAGAGCAGGGAGCAGGACAAGTGTGGCTTCGAGGAGAGCTTGAGAGAGCACTGGAACGACAGAAGATAGAGAACAATAGGGTACATATCCAGAAAATAGAAACATGCATGACCCTCCACAGACTGAATGGAGAGAataaagaggagatggagaagatgaaAGAGGAACTAGCAGAAAGCATGTTGGCAGATGCTTGGCAGAGAGATAGCACATGGGAGATGGCAGAGAGATTGACACAGGAGCAAGACACAATTGCAGGAGCAAGCAGTATGTGTTCTCAAGATGTCACAACAAAGCAGGAGACaccagaggtggaggtggagacaaATCCATTCAAGTCACTTGGAGCTGGGGCAGAACAAGATAGACAGAATCATGAAAGTAAGGCAGAGGAAGAATACAGCATCCCtgcagagaggagggaagaaacaCTTAGAGAGCTGACACTGGCCCTGTCCACCATAGAAGATCAACAGAGAAGGCTAGATGACCTTGAGAGGATGCAGGGAGAGCTTGAAGCATTGTTTGAAAGAGAATTGGAAATAGCAAaccaaagagaggagaagaaattgAGTGTGAACTTGGAGAGAGAAGCGCCGAAGGAAAAACAACAcaataaaaagaaacaaagaaaaaaggggaaaaaaggactgATTGAACAAGGAAATGTATTAGGAACGAGTGAAGAcacggagagacaaagagagatccAGAACAAGTGGATGGATGTGGATCGACTGAATGGAAAGGAAGAAAACACAGAGGAGGGGATGAAAAAGAAAGTAGAAGAAAAAACAGCAATGGGCCACGCAGAAGAAGGGGCTGAACATGCAACAGAAGCAAAGGATCACAAAGTTGAACGGATGAAAGAAGAAAACGGAATGGAACGGGGTGAAGTGGAAGGAACAGCAATGGAGGCTGTGAGACAGGCAAATGAGcatgagagaatgagtgagacatCCAGTGAGAGTGACACATCCAATGAGAGAGACAGCGATCCTCTGACAGTTAACTCAGAGCAGGGAGCAGGACAAGTGTGGCTTCGAGGAGAGCTTGAGAGAGCACTGGAACGACAGAAGATAGAGAACAATAGGGTACATATCCAGAAAATAGAAACATGCATGACCTTCCACAGACTGAATGGAGAGAacaaagaggagatggagaagatgaaAGAGGAACTAGCAGAAAGGATGTTGGCAGATGCTTGGCAGAGAGATAGTGCATGGGAGATAGCAGAGAGATTGACACAGGAGCAAGACACAATTGGAGGAACAAGCAGTATGTGTTCTCAAGATGTCACAGCAAAGCAGGAGACactagaggtggaggtggagacaaATCCATTCAAGTCACTTGGAGCTGGGGCAGAGCAAGATAGACAGAATCATGAGAGTGAGGCAGAGGAAGAATACAGCATCCCtgcagagaggagggaagaaaccGTTGGAGAGCTGACACTGTCCCAGTACACCATAGAAGATCAACAGAGAAGGATAGATGACCTTGAGAGGATGCAGGGAGAGCTTGAAGCATTGTTTGGAAGAGAACTGGAAATAGCAAACCAAAGTGAGGAGAAGAAATTGAGTGTGAACTTGGAGAGAGAAGCGCCGAAGGAAAAACAACAcaataaaaagaaacaaagaaaaaaggggaaaaaaggactgATGGAACAAGGAAATGTATTAGAAACGAgtgaagacacagagagacaaaaaggGATCCAGAACAAGTGGATGGATGTGGATCAACTGAATGGAAAGGAAGAAAACACAGAGGAGGGGATGAAAAAGAAAgtagaagaaaaaacaacaatggGCCACGCAGAAGAAGGGGCAGAACATGAAACAGAAGCAAAGGATCACAAAGTTGAACGGATGAAAGAAGAAAATGGAATGGAACGGGGTGAAGTGGAAGGAACAGCAATGGAGGCTGTGAGACAggcaaatgagcaggagagaatgagtgagacatCCAGTGAGAGTGACACATCCAATGAGAGAGACAGCGACCCTCTGACCGTTAACTCAGAGCAGGGAGCAGGACAAGTGTGGCTTCGAGGAGAGCTTGAGAGAGCACTGGAACGACAGAAGATAGAGAACAATAGGATACAGATCCAGAAAATAGAAACATGCATGACCTTCCACAGACTGAATGGAGAGAacaaagaggagatggagaagatgaaAGAGGAACTAGCAGAAAGGATGTTGGCAGATGCTTGGCAGAGAGATAGCGCATGGGAGACGGCAGAGAGATTGACACAGGAGCAAGACACAATTGCAGGAACAAGCAGTATGTGTTCTCAAGATGTCACAACAAAGCAGGAGACaccagaggtggaggtggagacaaATCCATTCAAGTCACTTGGAGCTGGGGCAGAGCAAGATAGACAGAATCATGAGAAAAGGGCAGAAGAAGAATACAGCATCCCTGCAGAGAGGAGGGACGAAACAGTTAGAGAGCTGACACTGGCCCAGTCCACCATAGAAGATCAACAGAGAAGGATAGATGACCTTGAGAGGATGTACttggagatacagaaagagaaagatgaggcCCAGAGAATCTCAGAGAGACACAGCGAGGAACAAGAAAGACGGATTGGCCAGCTGGAGAAATTGACAGAAAATATGATGAAAGAGAAAGTTGAGGCCCGGAGAGTCTCAGAGAGACACAGCGAGGAACAAGAACGACGGATTGGCCAGCTGGAGAAATTGACAGAAAACATGATGACGAAAAtcatagagatggagagacaacGTGATGAAACAGCAGCACTCAGAAAAGTGGAGCAGGAGAGAACGACAGCAGAGGAAATGGAGAGAACGGCAGGAGGCACACCAAATGACCAACCAAAAACAGTAGCGACGATGGACACACCAAATGACCAACCAAAAACAGTAGCGACGATGGACACACCAAATGACCAACCAAAAACAGTAGCGACGATGGACACACCAAATGACCAACCAAAAACAGTAGCGACGATGGACACACCAAATGACCAACCAAAAACAGTAGCGACGATGGACACACCAAATGACCAACCAAAAACAGTAGCGACGATGGACACACCAAATGACCAACCAAAAACAGTAACAACGATGGAGGAGACCAGCATGCCTACAGGAGGCCAGCCTGCCAGTGTGAACTCGCACCTGGAAATCATTTGtgtgatagaggaggagagacacgGCCAAGAGATAATGGTGTCCGGTAGTCGCATGGAAAACTCTGGGCCTGAAAATGACATAGAAATAGATGCAAAAAGAGAAGGGCATAAAAGCACTGCAAACTCAGGGCCAGCCGAGGACCGTTCATGCCCAAGCAATGACATGGAGCGAAGAGGACAGAGTGCTGCGGGCTCTCTAGAAAATTGTAAGCCCAAAGACATGGAGACGGACACCAAAAGAGgggaatgcagtgcagctggtatTGCAGTGCCAACTGAGAATGACTTGGAATCGGATGCATCTGATGGACCCAGTGAGCAGCTGCCTGGAGGTCTCGAGGAggagcagaaaaagaaaaagaagaaaaagtctGTACTGAGGTGGATGAGGAAGCGACTCCGATTCGGACAAAACTAA